A window of the Hippoglossus stenolepis isolate QCI-W04-F060 chromosome 8, HSTE1.2, whole genome shotgun sequence genome harbors these coding sequences:
- the hibadhb gene encoding 3-hydroxyisobutyrate dehydrogenase b — protein sequence MAAVLRGSRYLVGRCSKHVDFVCVSTRSMASKTQVGFIGLGNMGNPMAKNLLKHGYPVIATDVFPESCKEVQELGAQIVDNPAEVADKADRIITMLPSSPNVIDVYTGPNGILKKVKKGSLLIDSSTIDPSVSKEMAAAAEKMGAVFMDAPVSGGVGAASSGKLTFMVGGAEEEFTAAKELLSCMGANVVYCGQVGTGQAAKICNNMLLAIGMIGTSETMNLGIRLGLDPKLLAKILNMSSGRCWSSDTYNPVPGVMEGVPSGNNYQGGFGTQLMAKDLGLAQNTATNTKTPVPLGSLAHQMYRMMCARGYANKDFSSVFQFLREEEGQ from the exons ATGGCCGCCGTGCTCAGAGGGTCTCGGTACCTAGTTGGAAGGTGTAGCAAGCATGTTGACTTTGTGTGCG TCTCCACAAGGTCTATGGCCTCAAAGACACAGGTGGGGTTTATTGGTCTAGGCAATATGGGAAACCCAATGGCAAAGAACTTGCTGAAGCACGGATACCCAGTCATTGCCACAGATGTGTTCCCGGAGTCGTGCAAGGAAGTGCAAGAGCTGGGAGCTCAG ATTGTGGATAATCCAGCTGAGGTAGCCGACAAGGCCGACCGTATTATCACAATGCTCCCCTCTAGTCCCAATGTCATCGACGTGTACACCGGACCTAATGGCATTCTCAA AAAGGTAAAGAAAGGCTCCCTCCTCATTGACTCCAGCACCATCGACCCATCTGTTTCAAAAgagatggctgctgctgcagagaagatGGGTGCAGTTTTTATGGATGCACCAGTATCAGGAG GTGTGGGTGCTGCTAGTTCGGGTAAACTGACTTTTATGGtcggaggagcggaggaggaatTTACTGCAGCCAAAGAACTGCTCAGCTGCATGGGAGCCAATGTGGTGTACTGCGGTCAAGTTGGAACTGGACAG GCTGCTAAAATATGCAACAACATGCTTTTAGCCATTGGAATGATTGGTACTTCAGAGACTATGAACTTGGGAATCAG ACTCGGTCTTGACCCTAAACTTTTGGCCAAAATCCTGAACATGAGCTCCGGCCGGTGCTGGTCGAGTGACACCTACAACCCTGTGCCTGGAGTTATGGAGGGAGTCCCCTCTGGGAATAACTACCAGGGAGGCTTCGGCACCCAGCTGATGGCGAAG gaCTTGGGCCTCGCACAGAACACGGCCACGAACACAAAGACTCCTGTCCCCCTCGGCTCCTTAGCCCATCAGATGTACCGTATGATGTGTGCACGTGGTTATGCCAATAAAGATTTCTCCTCCGTGTTCCAGTTCCTGCGCGAGGAGGAGGGTCAGTAA